A segment of the Amblyomma americanum isolate KBUSLIRL-KWMA chromosome 6, ASM5285725v1, whole genome shotgun sequence genome:
TCAGGATACAAGCCGGAAGTCTGGGCTTCTCCACGACCAAGCAGGCCTAGGCATCCGCAGCAGAATGCTCAATAGCTTGAAAGATTTTTTGTTTAACCGTTCAATTCATGGACGCCCTGGTTCAACTCTTTCGAGGAACTTAAGTCAAGTGCCGTAGTGGTGTATATTAAGTAATACGTGTTTTGCAGGGAAAATGAATTCCGTAGCTGCAACACTGAATTCCCAAGTATCtcatgtactcagtctatgtggaCCACCTTCAAACTGCATGCACATCCTGCAGCTTATCATCCTGTGAGGAACAGATACAACTCAATAGGTCTAGCGATTTGAACAGAACGAAATGTgtttaagcccccccccccccaaaaaaaaaacagtagcagTTGATTTCTTGCTCAAAAGAGGGAGAAAGACCTCACTCTACACCTAAACAATACTACCAGTATATCAAGAACTAAAATAATTCTAGGCATAACATTCGATATAAAACTGACGTTTCTACCACACATGAACGCGCAAAAAGTAAACCCCCGAATCTTTAAACATACTAAACATGCTCTCAGGGAGGAATGGGGGCCTGATATAACGTGCCTTAATCTGCACATCTATTGCTCTTTGGTATTTTCCTCCTTTGATTTTGTGTGCATTACGTACGGTTCAGAAAGACCACCATACTTTAAAAACTGGATCCGGTACACAACTCAGATAACACCTTTCGTCTGGAGTATACAGAACATTTTCTATAGTCAGCCTCTATGTAAAAAACAAATGAACCCCAGCTGGAAATCAGAAGAACCGCTTTCATTTGTACTTATATCCTTAAAGCGAGGTCGCTAGAAAAACACATCTGCTATACCCAGCAGGAATGAAGTGTCCTTCTAGAGTAATATTGCACAACAAGCCTTAACCTACCAAGCCATTGCTCTTGTAGTTTGAAGAGATGAGTCAGAATCTCAGCCTATATGCTAGACACATTGTCAGGCACTTCGCAAGATGAGACCCACTACCTCTATGGAACATTTTTGTGCAATTTGCgatttcactctaacacagttccgcaaaaaacaaactcgacgacAACATATATCACGCCAGAATTTCTTGTATTCCAAGAAAAAATATGGTGGCTTCGTGGATATTTATATTGATGGTTCAAAAATAGATATTTTATTATTTTGGAAGGACAGTGGTATGTGAGAATTGGGaggaaacagtacgacttccgcaGTGTGCATCCACCTTAATTCACTGTtgaatgttacgccatctgtgtagccatataaaaataataaatgagaATCTCTagaacagtattatttacacaggctCGCTAACTGAACTTACAGCTCTTCACTCTAGAAATGTCATCACTCCGCTGCTTGGtaacatcatacacaacataacaaagaCACAGCTCAAGGTCAAGGCATTAAACCTTGCTGGAGTCCGAGTCATGTTCGAATAAAAGGTAACGAGAGAGCAGAGTTGTGTGCTGGTCAAGCTTGTTGCAAGCAGATAAAGAAAAAGTAAATATGCCTTTTAAGGACTCCTTGACCTTAATACAAGAAAACGTTGGCAGTCtgcttggaacaataaagtaaatgACAAGCTACACCTGCTAAAAACAGATTTAGGTGAATGGAGGTCTTGCACAGTACAGGAACATTTCAAGAAAGTTATTTTGTGCTGACTTTGTGCTGGGCACACACACAATTACTGATAACTTCATACAAAACAAACCCCTACGTCAATCATGCGGCTATGAGTTAATAGTAAAACATTTTACATTCTTGCAGGAAACTGGGAACACTAAGGAAAAAACACTTTGCTGTGTTTTACAAAGAACACATACCATTCCATCCAGCATATATTGCTCTTAGGTAAAGGCAGTCTTGTTGATTTGTCCTGTATTTTTGGTGTTTAAACGAGCAAATGTTTTAAATGAGATATAGATtggaaaaatttttttcacaTATTACCCACAGTCACTTGTGTGGTAAAACcctacacaacacacaaagggcTCTCGGCTAAACATGCATGCATGGCTACTTGACAAAATGAAGCATGTTTTTATGCCATATTTACGCCAGGTTTCAGATTCCCTTATGAATGTCGCAAGATGGTCTGATGTGGGCGCAATATAGTTGCCCTCGATCAAGCTTTCTATGGCTTGTAGACTTGCGATATCACCACTAATaatacagaaagaaaaccagcaaCGACTGCAAAGTCAAGGCCGAGTACAAGCTTGCGCCTTGCAAACTGGTGCCATATATCAGTTTGCCTTTGAAATGTGGTGAACGTAATGTTAGTGATACATGGCATGGCTGTAATGTGAAAGTAAGAGAACATCACAGATCATTGTCAGCTTTCAGGCCATCAATTATGTCAGTGTATTGTCAAAATGCAAATTTTCAACCAATATTCTTTGTGGCAAGCATTTTATCCAGAATATTATTAGTTCACCATTGAAATCGGTGCATTCTATATGGCATGAAAATTCTCTCAGTTCTGTCAGTCAGCCCTTCATTAAACGGTATAGAAAACAGCTTCACTGCCTTGCATCTACTGCATGTGCAAGAGTTTTTCTAATTAATTAAAAATCTTGACATCTGTAATTGTAATGTTATAAGTATATTATGCATTTATTAGCTTCCTTAATTatatttcttcctttcgtcttatTGTCTTCCTCCTTTCTTGGGATGTACAAAACTGTATTTTTCAATAACATAATACAGTTGTGAAAAAGCACTTATGTCACGTTATTTTCGTGCTTGTTTTGTTACATACTTCCTAAAGATGAACTATACTCTCCTGAATTCGCATTCTGCAAAACAAGGGTCCCATGCAGCACATAAAATGCTCTGTGTCATTTCTAATGGATCAATAGGTATTTCATTTTAGAGGAAGAGAAGTAAATAATAATTTAATGTGTCGAGCCTGTTGACATTTCCAAAAGCATAATATTGTAGTTCTTTCTATGATAGAGAATAACTATCAGCTGTGTTTTGCTTATAgactacagtagccgacgggcAATTCGAACTCTAATAATTCGGACTTgcaggatatttcggacctcgatgaggcaccgtcagtcaccccatagaagcgcatatgtattcgcgacggatatttcggacttcaagaGTCCGAAAGTTCGacttttcggactaatttcagtcgcctgcggggcAAAATCGCCCagcttatcggcttttcgccggcgctAAAGGCGCCATCTTtaattgaggtggatttacgctccAGTTGGATTGGTTTGacacactttcggtacctcattgttgccagtagaggtccctgcaaTCTGACCCTTGTAGGTGGTAGCCAGatgattgtcatcgccgtcaacttgcttttgtcgccgacgttgcgAAGCGCGTAAACCCTGCGGCGGCCtagtcttcttttttgtttttgtggttCAACCCATCCCAGTCCTCCCTAGGTCTGACTCCGCCCTTAGATTTCCCTGTCCTTAGGGGTAATTCCCTTCCCCTGGCTACatttgtttgtgttgtttgtccAGCTGAAATAATTTTTAGTATCATATTTGAAAACAATGCTTTTAAATTTTACAGAAACTTTTTATAGTTTTGTTTCTAAGTGATGtgaattttgtttttgtattataCATTATCACGTGACTCCTTTGTTCCGCAGATTTGTCCCCCGTTGCATCGTGCAAGCGTCGTCGCTGATCCCTCGGTCTGCGATCTTGCTGTTGCGCTAATTGCTGTATACTTTGCAGTAATTGCACTGTTTTATTACCGCATTGTCCAGTCACAGCTCCGTTGAGCTTTCTTTTTGGCCGTTGCCATATTCTGTGTAGCGCTGGGCGCGCACTGTTCCACTATTGAGAGTTTCTCCTTGTTTGCTCTGTTGCGCGTTCTTTGTTTGCCAGTGTGAATTGTgtttgtgtctgtcgccgaggtgCCTTTCTAGGAAGAGGGACCAAGCGCACCACCCGCAGAGTCACCCGTACGAGATAAGTATCAGTGTCATGTGTGTCAAGCTGAGTTTGTTTTGGAGCAATCTCGAAGGAGGCATGTGCGAAAGCAGCATCCCGAAGCTGCAAGCTCTCTTGATAGTAGTGCGAAAGCCTCCTACAGTTGTGATCAGTGTACTAATGCGTTTGCCCGCCGTGGCCAATTgttgcagcaccacgagcagaatcACGGGTTCGTGTCTAGGCTCAGTACGCATCAGTTCTCTTCATATTCAGGTGAGGAAATTGCACGTGTTCTTGGCGCCATTTTTTGTGCATGTGCATGCACGAAAAAAGTGTGAGCTTTTGTACAAACGCGAGTAGGCTTGCGTTAGAGCGCACGCGTAATGTTCTGCGGAGGAAAAGGGAGCGAAATTTTAAAGCAGGCAGGGGTTTCAAAGCAACAGATTAAATCGCTTCCACGTACCTACATAAACGACAGAGGTATGACGGTAGAGTCACCAACATAGCAGATTTGAAGCTTCACCTTTCCTCCCGCAGAATAGCGTTCTTGACAAGTCGGCCCACGTCCGCACATACCAGTGCATTGCAAATTATATCGCTGGGTAAAGTAAGGAACAAGCACAACAAATGCAGGACTTCCTGGTTTATTCAAAAGACGCTGTTCGCATGCACAACCATTGAGTCTGCcaccagaacagcagcagaagcgcaGGGTGGATTAGAAAAAAATAGGCTGACAAATGCAAATGAAGGGGAAACATTATGCACCTCAATGCTTGTGCTTATCTGCTGTGTATTGCTCTCTCCTCTGTAATTTTTAATGCACAACTTGGAGCAACAGTGCACCTCTTCTTTCCGCTTTGGCAAACATGCATTATTTTCGAGGGTGAGAACTCGGACACAATGAAGCTACAAGCTTGCGCATATGTTCCTCTTGCTAGGAAATACTTCCCGCAACTGGCGAAATGatggtcttttctttttgtgaacaGCTGACGAAAACGTATTGTCCACTAAAAAGTCATCAGTGCTCACTCTGTACTCTTAATAATGGAGTATGGCTACTTTCTGCATGATATGTATATTGTAGGTGCAGGTTACTAATACAAATACGATACTTATTTTGAGGCAGAAGCCTTGCTTGCTCTATGGAGCGAAAACTTGTGTGTGTTAAAGTTCAATGGTAACCATAAAAG
Coding sequences within it:
- the LOC144095613 gene encoding uncharacterized protein LOC144095613 gives rise to the protein MPSSKEEGPSAPPAESPVRDKYQCHVCQAEFVLEQSRRRHVRKQHPEAASSLDSSAKASYSCDQCTNAFARRGQLLQHHEQNHGFVSRLSTHQFSSYSDFAAWKEMEQMKEKVKFIASSGPKRSSSGVTQMFLLCNRSGMHVKTGEEKRQPKLVGSVKCNKYCFATMAVTQEGENVTVEYQVEH